One Legionella hackeliae DNA segment encodes these proteins:
- the lepA gene encoding translation elongation factor 4 has product MSDLTRIRNFSIIAHIDHGKSTLADRFIQLCGGLSDREMADQVLDSMDIERERGITIKAQSVSLNYKARDGKTYLLNFIDTPGHVDFSYEVSRSLAACEGAILVVDAAQGVEAQTVAVCYTAIDQSLEILPVLNKIDLPQAEPERVIAEIEDIIGLEAQDAIRVSAKSGLGVVDVLEALVARIPSPKGDIEAPLQALIIDSWFDSYLGVVSLVRIANGSLKKGDKMRVMSTGKTYEIDQVGIFTPKRTKLDILQAGEVGYVVAGIKDIQGAPVGDTLTLEKNQASAPLPGFQKVKPQVYAGLFPISADDFESFREALAKLSLNDASLFYEPESSEALGFGFRCGFLGMLHMEIIQERLEREYNLDLISTAPTVVYQVVTTKGDTVMIDNPSQLPPPQQIKQMFEPIVRANILVPQDYLGQIISLCVERRGSQVNMTYSGRQVSVTYDLPMSEVVSDFFDRLKSVSRGYASLDYNFLRFEEADLVKMDVLINSERVDALAVIVHKSDAYSRGRALVEKMQELIPRQMFDVAIQAALGNHIIARQTVKALRKNVTAKCYGGDVSRKRKLLEKQKAGKKRMKQVGHVEIPQEAFMAVFQTERKK; this is encoded by the coding sequence TTGAGCGATTTAACGCGAATTCGTAATTTTTCTATTATTGCCCATATTGATCATGGTAAATCAACTTTGGCAGATCGATTCATTCAGCTTTGTGGGGGATTATCTGATCGAGAAATGGCCGATCAAGTGCTTGATTCTATGGATATCGAGCGTGAGCGCGGCATTACCATTAAAGCACAAAGCGTTTCTTTAAATTATAAAGCCCGTGATGGCAAAACATACTTGCTTAATTTCATTGATACACCAGGGCATGTGGATTTTAGTTATGAAGTTTCACGCTCATTGGCTGCTTGTGAGGGGGCGATTCTTGTTGTTGATGCTGCCCAGGGGGTAGAGGCACAAACAGTTGCGGTTTGTTATACCGCGATTGATCAATCCTTAGAAATTCTGCCTGTTCTTAATAAAATTGATTTACCCCAGGCAGAACCTGAGCGTGTTATTGCTGAAATTGAAGACATCATTGGTCTTGAGGCTCAGGATGCTATTCGTGTTAGTGCGAAAAGTGGCCTTGGTGTTGTAGATGTTCTTGAAGCGCTGGTAGCACGCATACCATCTCCCAAAGGTGATATTGAAGCTCCTCTTCAAGCTCTGATTATTGATTCCTGGTTTGACAGCTATCTGGGAGTGGTATCTCTGGTTCGCATTGCCAATGGTTCGCTTAAAAAGGGCGATAAAATGCGAGTGATGTCGACCGGAAAAACGTATGAAATTGATCAGGTGGGCATATTTACACCTAAGCGAACAAAACTTGATATTTTGCAGGCCGGTGAAGTTGGGTATGTGGTTGCCGGCATTAAAGACATTCAAGGAGCGCCAGTTGGTGATACGTTGACTCTGGAGAAGAATCAAGCATCAGCGCCATTGCCGGGATTTCAAAAAGTTAAACCCCAGGTTTACGCCGGATTATTCCCCATCAGCGCCGATGATTTTGAGTCATTCCGTGAAGCATTGGCAAAACTTAGTTTAAATGATGCTTCTTTGTTTTATGAACCCGAATCGTCTGAGGCATTAGGTTTTGGATTTCGCTGCGGTTTCCTGGGCATGTTACATATGGAAATTATCCAGGAACGGTTGGAGCGAGAGTATAATCTGGATTTGATTTCCACAGCTCCCACCGTGGTTTATCAGGTTGTCACTACAAAAGGTGACACGGTGATGATTGATAACCCTTCGCAATTACCGCCGCCTCAGCAAATCAAACAAATGTTTGAACCTATTGTGCGCGCTAATATTTTGGTACCTCAGGATTATTTAGGACAAATTATCAGTCTTTGCGTTGAACGACGTGGGTCGCAAGTTAATATGACTTATAGCGGTCGCCAGGTATCAGTCACCTATGATTTACCGATGAGTGAAGTTGTGTCTGACTTTTTCGATCGTTTAAAATCAGTAAGTCGTGGTTATGCATCATTGGACTATAATTTCTTGCGTTTTGAGGAAGCTGATTTAGTAAAAATGGATGTCTTAATTAATAGTGAACGTGTTGATGCATTGGCTGTGATTGTCCACAAAAGTGACGCTTACAGTCGCGGCAGGGCATTAGTAGAAAAAATGCAAGAGTTAATACCTCGGCAAATGTTCGATGTAGCGATTCAGGCTGCATTAGGCAATCACATTATTGCTCGCCAGACGGTAAAAGCACTGCGTAAAAATGTTACAGCAAAATGCTACGGTGGAGATGTTAGCCGTAAAAGAAAATTATTAGAAAAACAAAAAGCGGGTAAAAAACGCATGAAGCAGGTCGGGCATGTGGAAATTCCACAAGAAGCATTTATGGCTGTTTTTCAAACCGAAAGAAAAAAATAG
- the lepB gene encoding signal peptidase I has protein sequence MNFALLLVVLSLVSGVIYLLDILFFAKRRKPDQKPGRIIEYSRSFFPVFILVLLLRSFLVEPFRIPSGSLEPTLLVGDFVAVNKFAYGLRLPVLETKILPISKPKVGDVAVFRWPPDPTYDYIKRVVGGPGDKVSYHNKVLIINGKEMKQTFVEYATDQSSGHAVAKYRENLNGVEHDIYIRPDVPADDFDVVVPEGQYFMMGDNRDDSADSRFWGFTPDEYLRGKAFLVWMSWNGKTDSIRWSKIGRTIR, from the coding sequence ATGAATTTTGCTCTTTTATTAGTTGTTCTTTCTTTAGTCAGTGGTGTTATCTATCTATTAGATATTCTCTTTTTTGCTAAACGAAGAAAGCCTGATCAGAAGCCGGGACGGATAATTGAATATTCTCGTTCTTTTTTTCCTGTATTCATTCTTGTATTACTTTTACGCTCCTTTTTAGTAGAACCTTTCCGGATTCCTTCTGGTTCGCTAGAGCCAACCTTATTAGTAGGTGACTTTGTGGCGGTTAATAAATTTGCCTATGGACTAAGACTTCCAGTTTTAGAGACCAAGATACTGCCAATTTCTAAGCCTAAAGTCGGTGATGTAGCGGTATTTCGTTGGCCACCCGATCCTACTTATGACTACATTAAACGTGTTGTAGGCGGGCCGGGTGATAAGGTTAGTTACCATAATAAGGTCTTAATCATTAATGGCAAGGAAATGAAACAGACATTTGTTGAATATGCAACGGACCAAAGTTCAGGTCATGCTGTTGCAAAATATCGTGAAAATTTAAATGGTGTGGAACACGATATCTACATCCGCCCAGATGTTCCTGCTGATGATTTTGATGTTGTTGTCCCTGAAGGGCAATATTTTATGATGGGCGATAATCGTGATGATAGTGCTGACAGCCGATTCTGGGGATTTACGCCCGATGAATACCTACGCGGCAAAGCCTTTCTTGTCTGGATGAGTTGGAATGGAAAAACAGATAGTATCCGATGGTCAAAAATAGGTCGTACTATTCGTTAA
- the rnc gene encoding ribonuclease III: MGSSDLQRLCRRLGYQFKNPAFLKQALTHCSAGSLNNERYEFLGDSILSFVIAHALFSEFPEQTEGQLSRLRAFLVKGEMLAEIATEIELGDHLFLGQGELKSGGFRRASILADALEAVIAAVFLDGGIEASKQLVLRLYQSRFEDETLHDNLKDAKTQLQEYLQAHKKPLPEYSLAKVEGEEHDQLFYVTCKVSGRKNPTLGCGSNRRKAEQEAAKQLLQELKGNSL, translated from the coding sequence TTGGGTTCAAGTGATTTACAACGCCTATGCAGAAGATTAGGTTATCAATTTAAAAACCCTGCTTTTTTAAAGCAGGCATTAACTCACTGTAGTGCTGGCAGCCTGAATAATGAACGTTATGAATTTTTGGGCGATTCCATATTGAGTTTTGTCATTGCTCATGCACTATTTTCTGAATTTCCAGAACAAACAGAAGGTCAATTAAGTAGACTGCGGGCCTTTTTGGTCAAAGGTGAGATGCTTGCAGAAATCGCTACTGAAATTGAGTTAGGGGATCATTTGTTTCTTGGGCAGGGTGAATTAAAAAGCGGTGGTTTTCGCCGTGCTTCAATTCTTGCTGATGCCCTGGAAGCTGTTATCGCTGCCGTTTTTCTTGATGGTGGAATTGAGGCAAGCAAACAATTAGTACTTCGTTTATACCAATCTCGCTTTGAAGATGAGACATTGCACGATAATTTAAAAGACGCAAAAACACAGTTACAAGAATATTTACAAGCGCATAAAAAACCACTGCCAGAATATTCCCTGGCAAAAGTTGAGGGCGAAGAGCATGATCAACTATTTTATGTGACTTGCAAAGTCAGTGGTAGAAAAAATCCAACACTAGGTTGCGGATCGAATCGTCGCAAAGCTGAACAAGAGGCTGCAAAACAGTTACTGCAAGAACTTAAAGGGAATTCCTTGTAG
- a CDS encoding glutamine amidotransferase-related protein, with protein sequence MNIGILLCDLVKEQFQEHGQYPEMFAKLLHQVDSTLKFSVYDVRQEQFPDQIDAADAYLISGSRHCVNDDFPWLRKLEEFILHVHKAQKKIIGICFGHQLIAKVLGGKVAVATNGWGVGISTNKIIQHKSWMTPAQDNLNLIVSHRDQVVELPKDAEILAASDFCPVYMMQINNHLLTVQGHPEFSKSYSQALIEDRKTLLGEELANQGLTSLHLHVDDHLFAHWIINFLRS encoded by the coding sequence GTGAACATCGGTATTTTATTGTGTGACCTGGTGAAAGAACAGTTTCAAGAGCATGGTCAATATCCTGAGATGTTTGCCAAACTACTCCATCAAGTGGATTCCACGTTGAAATTTTCTGTTTATGATGTTCGTCAAGAGCAGTTTCCCGATCAGATTGATGCCGCAGACGCCTATTTAATTTCTGGTAGTCGCCATTGTGTGAATGATGATTTTCCATGGCTACGAAAACTTGAGGAATTCATACTTCATGTGCATAAAGCCCAAAAAAAAATAATTGGTATTTGTTTTGGCCATCAACTTATAGCTAAAGTGCTTGGAGGAAAAGTGGCAGTGGCAACAAACGGTTGGGGTGTAGGCATATCCACTAACAAAATCATTCAGCACAAGTCCTGGATGACTCCTGCTCAAGATAATCTTAATTTAATCGTCAGTCATCGGGATCAAGTTGTGGAGTTACCTAAAGACGCAGAAATTCTTGCTGCCAGTGATTTCTGCCCTGTCTATATGATGCAAATAAACAACCATCTACTGACGGTTCAAGGACATCCTGAATTTAGCAAATCTTATTCTCAGGCATTAATCGAAGATCGAAAAACCCTCCTTGGGGAAGAGTTAGCGAATCAAGGATTGACCTCGTTACACTTACATGTGGACGATCATTTGTTTGCCCATTGGATTATTAATTTTTTACGCAGCTAG
- a CDS encoding iron-containing alcohol dehydrogenase: MSIQLQANWNYPTSVRVGAGRAKELAQACTLLGMKAPLLVTDPVLSTLPMINNALQQCRAAGLRIELFSDIKANPNGDNVMKGTSAYHAGQHDGVIAFGGGSALDAAKAIALMTGQNRPLWDFEDVGDNWTRVNAAGIAPIVALPTTAGTGSEVGRASVITDTKQQIKKIIFHPKMLPGIVILDPELTLELPPSITAATGMDALSHNLEAYCTSPYHPMAEGIAVEGMRLIKKFLPLAVHEGKNIVARTQMLVASAMGATAFQRGLGAMHALAHPLGAVYDAHHGRLNAILMPYVLQANRSAIEDKITRLAAYLQINNGFDGFLEWVLELRNDLGIEHRLSDIGIDDRHIERLAKMATEDPSSQGNPIPFDELHYNKIIRASLEGDIYFHLKHTSFA; this comes from the coding sequence ATGAGTATACAATTGCAAGCAAACTGGAATTATCCTACTTCCGTTCGCGTAGGTGCTGGACGTGCTAAAGAGCTTGCCCAAGCTTGTACACTTTTAGGAATGAAAGCCCCTCTTTTAGTCACGGATCCTGTCCTATCCACGCTGCCAATGATCAACAATGCACTGCAGCAATGCCGCGCAGCAGGTCTGCGTATTGAATTATTCTCTGATATTAAAGCAAATCCTAATGGTGACAACGTAATGAAGGGAACCTCTGCTTACCATGCAGGTCAGCATGACGGAGTGATTGCTTTTGGTGGTGGTTCAGCGCTTGATGCAGCTAAAGCAATTGCCCTAATGACCGGTCAAAATCGACCTTTGTGGGATTTTGAAGACGTTGGAGATAACTGGACACGCGTTAATGCAGCAGGTATTGCTCCCATTGTTGCTTTACCCACCACAGCGGGAACAGGATCTGAAGTGGGACGTGCTTCGGTGATTACTGACACCAAGCAACAAATTAAAAAAATAATTTTTCATCCTAAAATGTTACCCGGAATAGTCATTCTCGATCCAGAATTAACTCTCGAATTGCCACCCTCTATTACCGCAGCAACTGGAATGGATGCGCTTTCTCACAATTTGGAAGCCTACTGCACTTCGCCTTATCATCCTATGGCAGAAGGTATTGCTGTAGAAGGAATGCGATTAATCAAGAAGTTTTTACCTCTTGCAGTTCATGAGGGTAAAAATATTGTGGCACGTACGCAAATGCTTGTGGCCTCTGCGATGGGCGCTACCGCTTTTCAACGAGGTTTAGGTGCCATGCATGCACTCGCTCATCCACTCGGCGCTGTCTATGATGCTCATCATGGGCGTTTGAATGCCATTTTAATGCCTTATGTTCTTCAAGCGAATCGGTCCGCTATTGAAGATAAAATCACTCGACTGGCCGCTTATCTACAAATCAATAATGGATTTGATGGTTTTCTTGAATGGGTATTAGAATTAAGAAACGACCTCGGTATTGAACATCGTCTCTCGGATATTGGTATTGATGATCGCCACATTGAGCGACTTGCAAAGATGGCAACCGAAGATCCTTCCTCCCAAGGTAATCCCATTCCTTTTGACGAGCTACACTATAATAAAATTATAAGAGCCTCATTAGAAGGCGATATCTATTTCCATCTTAAGCATACCAGTTTTGCATAA
- a CDS encoding aldehyde dehydrogenase family protein, with protein sequence MNGILKTYSPIDGSVYVERPYAKHAEIQSALLKAQIAQQQWRHTSVAVREKFCTAAIDALVAEKEAIANEICWQMGRPIRYAQGEIAGLEERARYMIATASHTLNPIRLPFKEGFLRYIQREPIGVVLVIAPWNYPFLTAVNAIIPAIMAGNTVLLKHSAQTPLVAERFAQAFAMAGLPEGVFQYLHLTHEDTENILQAPQINYVAFTGSVDGGKMIERKTAGRFLNIGLELGGKDPAYIRMDANLDQAVETVVDGAFFNSGQSCCGIERIYVHQEIYDSFLKKAVALIKQYKLGRPDNPETTLGPLVRASSADFVRDQIKEALSQGAVAHINSETFAMDKPGSAYMAPQLLTKVTHKMRVMSEESFGPVVGVMPVANDKEAIRLMNDSIYGLTAAVFTQDIDAGIAIGGQIETGTFFINRCDYLDPALAWTGVKDSGRGCTLSSIGYEMLTRPKSFHIKTII encoded by the coding sequence ATGAACGGTATATTGAAAACCTACTCACCGATTGATGGCTCCGTTTACGTTGAAAGACCTTATGCCAAGCATGCAGAAATTCAATCTGCCTTACTAAAAGCGCAAATAGCTCAACAGCAATGGCGACATACCAGCGTTGCAGTACGAGAAAAATTTTGCACAGCCGCTATCGATGCATTGGTTGCAGAAAAAGAAGCAATTGCTAATGAAATCTGTTGGCAAATGGGTCGACCTATTCGCTATGCCCAAGGGGAAATAGCAGGTTTGGAAGAGCGTGCACGTTACATGATTGCCACGGCGTCCCATACTCTTAATCCTATTCGCTTACCTTTCAAAGAGGGTTTTTTGCGTTATATTCAACGTGAACCTATAGGCGTTGTCCTAGTTATTGCCCCTTGGAATTACCCTTTTTTAACCGCAGTAAATGCCATTATTCCTGCAATCATGGCTGGCAATACAGTATTACTTAAACACTCAGCGCAAACTCCGCTTGTAGCCGAGCGGTTCGCCCAAGCCTTTGCAATGGCAGGATTGCCTGAGGGTGTTTTTCAATATCTACATTTAACGCATGAAGACACAGAAAACATTCTACAAGCCCCGCAAATTAATTATGTCGCCTTCACTGGCTCAGTAGATGGCGGCAAAATGATTGAGCGTAAAACTGCCGGTCGTTTCTTAAATATTGGTCTCGAATTAGGTGGAAAAGATCCTGCTTACATCCGCATGGATGCCAATCTTGATCAAGCTGTGGAAACTGTTGTTGATGGTGCATTTTTTAATTCCGGTCAGTCTTGTTGTGGTATAGAGCGTATCTATGTGCATCAGGAAATTTATGATTCGTTTCTCAAAAAAGCAGTAGCTTTGATTAAACAATATAAGCTTGGTCGCCCAGATAATCCTGAAACAACCTTAGGACCACTTGTACGTGCTTCATCTGCCGATTTTGTTCGCGACCAAATTAAAGAGGCGCTATCTCAAGGTGCTGTTGCGCATATCAACTCCGAAACCTTTGCAATGGATAAACCGGGTTCCGCTTATATGGCGCCACAACTTTTAACAAAAGTTACTCATAAAATGCGCGTTATGTCTGAGGAATCATTCGGTCCTGTCGTAGGTGTGATGCCTGTCGCCAATGATAAGGAGGCCATTCGATTAATGAATGATAGCATTTATGGATTAACCGCAGCAGTATTTACTCAAGATATTGATGCAGGGATAGCGATTGGCGGGCAAATTGAGACAGGTACATTTTTTATCAATCGTTGTGATTATCTTGATCCGGCATTAGCCTGGACAGGTGTAAAAGATTCAGGTAGGGGATGCACTCTTTCGTCTATTGGCTATGAAATGTTGACTAGACCCAAGTCTTTCCATATTAAAACGATTATTTAA
- a CDS encoding glutamine synthetase family protein, translating to MLNPRYVKTIEDAKQIIEQRNLNHIKVGIFDIDGVMLGKYMSRSKFFSALENGFAFCDVILGWDSKDKLYDNSKYTGWHTGYPDTPVRILPHTCRELVFEENQLLFLAEFAETAETICPRAVLRRVIEKAAMMGFDVYAALEYEFFLFNETPDSIRSKGFRNLQTITPDFFGYSIIRNTVHAELYHQILKMSEEMDFPIEGLHAETGPGVIEAAIAVDNAEAAADKAALFKTFMKVLAQRNNMMATFMAKWSPNYPGQSGHIHLSLRHKNDSSSAFYDPSKPYNMSKIQEHFLAGQQKLMPELLAMVSPTVNSYSRLIPGFWAPTDATWGVENRTTALRLIPGSDKSQRIEYRLGAADANPYLALAVALGSGLYGIEEELELSPPVKGNSYEQQHNDELALPRTLWESAQRLRMSTPARNLFGNDFIEHFAASREWEEREFRRHITDWELDRYFEII from the coding sequence ATGCTAAATCCAAGGTATGTCAAAACGATTGAAGATGCAAAACAAATCATTGAACAACGCAATCTTAATCATATCAAAGTAGGAATTTTTGATATAGATGGTGTGATGCTTGGGAAGTATATGAGTCGCAGCAAATTCTTCTCCGCACTAGAGAATGGTTTTGCCTTTTGTGATGTTATTTTAGGATGGGACTCTAAGGATAAACTCTACGACAATAGCAAATATACCGGCTGGCATACCGGCTATCCTGACACGCCCGTTCGTATTCTTCCCCATACCTGTCGCGAATTAGTATTCGAAGAGAATCAGCTATTGTTTCTCGCTGAATTTGCAGAAACTGCAGAAACAATATGCCCTCGTGCCGTTTTACGTCGGGTCATTGAAAAAGCAGCAATGATGGGATTTGATGTTTATGCTGCCTTGGAATATGAATTCTTTTTGTTTAATGAAACCCCTGATAGTATCCGTAGTAAAGGATTTCGCAATTTACAGACTATTACTCCAGATTTTTTTGGCTATTCGATTATTCGTAATACTGTTCATGCTGAGTTGTACCATCAAATACTCAAAATGAGTGAAGAGATGGATTTTCCAATTGAAGGCTTGCATGCAGAGACAGGTCCTGGTGTTATTGAAGCGGCAATTGCTGTAGATAACGCTGAAGCTGCTGCGGATAAAGCTGCATTATTTAAAACTTTCATGAAAGTTTTGGCGCAACGAAATAATATGATGGCGACATTTATGGCGAAATGGTCGCCAAATTATCCAGGACAAAGCGGACATATTCATCTTTCTTTAAGACACAAAAATGATTCAAGCTCTGCTTTTTATGACCCGTCCAAGCCTTATAACATGAGCAAAATTCAAGAGCATTTTTTAGCTGGTCAGCAAAAATTAATGCCAGAACTTTTAGCCATGGTTTCTCCAACAGTAAACAGTTACTCACGTTTAATCCCAGGCTTTTGGGCACCTACTGATGCGACTTGGGGGGTGGAAAATCGAACAACCGCTTTGCGCCTTATTCCCGGTAGCGATAAATCACAACGTATTGAATACCGCTTAGGTGCTGCCGATGCTAACCCTTATCTAGCCCTGGCGGTAGCCTTAGGCTCTGGCTTATACGGCATCGAAGAGGAATTGGAACTGAGCCCACCAGTCAAAGGCAATTCCTATGAGCAACAACATAATGACGAATTAGCTTTACCACGAACTTTATGGGAGTCGGCACAGCGTTTGCGCATGTCTACACCCGCACGTAATTTATTTGGTAATGATTTTATTGAACATTTTGCCGCCTCGCGCGAGTGGGAAGAACGTGAATTCCGCCGCCATATTACCGATTGGGAACTGGATCGCTACTTTGAAATTATCTAA
- a CDS encoding bacteriocin: MKKSIKFPQKNPKKISNDKLNNVSGGRTGEYMDEIIRKQNETGITPPKKEI, encoded by the coding sequence ATGAAAAAGTCCATAAAATTCCCCCAAAAAAATCCTAAAAAAATTAGCAATGATAAATTAAACAACGTTTCTGGTGGCAGAACAGGTGAATACATGGACGAAATTATCAGAAAACAAAATGAAACAGGTATCACCCCACCAAAGAAAGAAATATAA
- a CDS encoding DoxX family membrane protein, with amino-acid sequence MDSKILTALVFNFVNSISAHEQWLLTHNEIIQLKNLPSPRMFSHFTLFNSLILAGAFLAILAWGVINYNFPIKKGFKIKNLNWSLLILRISTGGMLILCGLGLIPKAGAQLAEPVLFAPDLLIKPTWQYLREIELFIGVFLLSGLFTRIAASLFMSLFLFSFL; translated from the coding sequence TTGGATTCTAAAATCTTAACAGCACTCGTGTTCAATTTCGTCAATTCAATATCTGCTCATGAGCAATGGTTATTAACTCATAATGAAATCATCCAATTAAAAAATCTTCCTTCTCCACGGATGTTTTCTCATTTTACGCTTTTTAATTCTTTAATATTGGCAGGAGCTTTTTTGGCAATATTAGCTTGGGGAGTGATTAATTATAATTTTCCAATAAAGAAAGGATTTAAGATTAAGAATCTCAATTGGAGTTTACTGATTTTAAGAATAAGCACCGGGGGGATGTTAATTTTATGCGGACTAGGATTAATACCGAAAGCAGGAGCACAGTTGGCAGAACCGGTACTCTTTGCACCTGATTTACTCATCAAACCTACCTGGCAATACTTGAGAGAAATAGAGCTATTTATTGGTGTATTTTTACTCAGCGGTTTATTCACACGCATTGCTGCGTCTTTATTCATGAGTTTGTTTCTTTTTTCTTTTTTATGA
- a CDS encoding zinc-dependent alcohol dehydrogenase, which translates to MKAVCWHGKKDIRVETVPDPEIINEQDAIIRVTATAICGSDLHLYNGLMPTMESGDILGHEFMGEVVELSPGNKKLKIGDKVVVPFSISCGKCNFCKKKLYACCELSNPNAEMARQQMGQTPAGMFGYSHLLGGFSGGQAEYVRVPFSNIGPIKVPEDIPDEKLLFLSDIFPTGYMAAENCGIQKGDTVAIWGCGPVGQFAIQSAWMLGAQRVIAIDCVEERLKLAEKLGNAETINFKEEDVFDALMVMTRGLGPERCIDAVGCEAHVGPTFDSIMDRVKQATYLTTDRAHVLREAIRCCAKAGTISMPGVYLDTLDNIPFGAAMNKGLTFRMGQTHVQRYLPILLRKITAGEIDPSKIITHRIKLKGAPEAYKNFEAKDDGCIKVVMTP; encoded by the coding sequence ATGAAAGCAGTATGTTGGCACGGAAAAAAAGACATTCGGGTTGAGACTGTTCCCGATCCTGAAATCATAAATGAACAAGACGCCATAATTCGTGTAACGGCAACAGCAATTTGTGGCTCCGATCTTCATCTTTATAATGGATTAATGCCAACGATGGAGTCAGGCGATATTCTGGGGCATGAATTTATGGGTGAGGTAGTCGAATTAAGCCCCGGAAATAAGAAATTAAAAATTGGTGATAAAGTGGTGGTTCCCTTTAGCATCTCTTGTGGTAAATGTAATTTTTGTAAAAAGAAATTATATGCTTGTTGTGAGCTTTCTAATCCAAATGCTGAGATGGCAAGACAACAAATGGGGCAAACGCCCGCTGGAATGTTTGGATACTCTCATTTATTAGGAGGATTTTCAGGCGGTCAAGCAGAATACGTGAGGGTTCCCTTTTCAAATATCGGGCCTATTAAAGTGCCTGAAGATATTCCTGATGAAAAACTTTTGTTTTTATCTGATATTTTTCCAACTGGCTACATGGCTGCTGAAAATTGTGGCATTCAAAAAGGAGATACAGTTGCTATCTGGGGGTGTGGCCCAGTGGGTCAATTTGCTATTCAAAGCGCGTGGATGCTCGGAGCCCAACGAGTTATTGCTATAGATTGCGTGGAGGAGCGTTTAAAGCTGGCTGAAAAATTAGGTAATGCGGAAACAATTAATTTTAAAGAAGAAGATGTTTTTGATGCCTTAATGGTCATGACTCGTGGCTTGGGCCCTGAGCGCTGCATTGATGCAGTAGGTTGCGAAGCTCACGTAGGTCCAACGTTTGACTCCATTATGGATAGAGTCAAACAAGCGACCTATCTTACAACTGATAGAGCGCATGTTTTAAGAGAAGCAATCCGATGTTGTGCCAAAGCAGGTACTATTTCCATGCCTGGTGTATATTTAGACACATTAGATAACATCCCATTCGGAGCCGCAATGAATAAGGGGTTAACCTTTAGAATGGGACAAACCCACGTACAACGTTATTTACCCATTCTTTTAAGAAAAATTACTGCGGGAGAAATTGACCCGTCAAAAATAATAACCCATCGAATTAAATTAAAAGGAGCCCCCGAAGCGTATAAAAATTTCGAAGCTAAAGACGATGGCTGTATTAAAGTCGTTATGACACCCTAG
- a CDS encoding hemerythrin domain-containing protein: MDIYEYLKMDHEKVNHLFKLFEKTKSQKRAKEIVAFISQELLVHAHSEQETFYRALTQHPKTNEIALHGEKEHREIEEQIQSINQSAGKHWKEKVLKLKDIVEHHVKEEEGAIFDKAKSVLSEKEALILKEKIHYLKGKFLIWLEKRVNESSADKTIKKSIPKHSENTRKSTYVKGSARPH; encoded by the coding sequence ATGGATATTTATGAATATTTAAAAATGGATCATGAGAAGGTCAACCATTTATTTAAACTTTTTGAGAAAACTAAATCTCAAAAACGTGCAAAAGAGATTGTGGCATTCATATCCCAAGAGTTATTGGTTCATGCGCATTCTGAACAAGAAACGTTTTATAGAGCGCTCACTCAACACCCTAAAACAAATGAAATTGCTCTTCATGGGGAGAAGGAACATCGTGAAATAGAGGAGCAAATTCAGAGTATTAATCAATCTGCAGGTAAGCATTGGAAAGAGAAAGTTTTAAAATTGAAAGATATCGTTGAACATCATGTCAAGGAAGAAGAGGGTGCGATATTTGACAAGGCTAAAAGTGTACTTTCGGAAAAAGAGGCTTTAATTCTTAAAGAAAAAATCCATTACTTAAAAGGAAAATTTTTAATTTGGTTGGAAAAAAGAGTCAATGAATCAAGTGCTGATAAAACAATTAAAAAATCTATTCCTAAACATTCGGAAAATACTCGTAAAAGCACGTATGTTAAAGGAAGTGCTCGTCCTCATTAA